A window of Paremcibacter congregatus contains these coding sequences:
- a CDS encoding TonB-dependent receptor, producing MTHNLKKVLLLATSISSYALINTPAYTFAADENDAAPSDTFEEVVVTGSRIKRKDLTSVGPVSVVTQQMIRNTGITSMETLLQRLPSSAGFGGNQTAAYWVSNGWGTPQVNLRGLGVNRTLVLLNGRRLVNGGTGANSSVDLSMIPMAIVKQVEVLKDGASAIYGADAVAGVVNIITDTDFNGLEASAKFGMTGKGDGEEYLMDLTWGTSSDQGSLVASLSYQDNKPSPLADRVPCPLASDSETQCNGSSSTAGGRAVYIDGVGDLVRINFNNEPGGKSWAPYDRSIHGYNYNVNFNAVNPIKRLSFSSFGHYNLTDDVRLFGEMMYTNRRSTQPASPNAVTQFTLAADHPTNPTGEDLLVESRRLVELGERVFLQEVNTFRIVAGVEGSLSDSWSWDVALNWGRNTGMDTITNVVNLERFNETIDPNVCGTNGIPCGDYLGVGNVSQAVLDYLPFDMTDTGGNEQLSLTANISGDVFELPAGKVGFAAGVEYREDKGWRQPDSLKVLGIANSNAEDPISGKTKAKEAYAELSIPVLAEVAFAKNLDLNLALRFSDYDTFSSDTNYKIGVNWQVVEGFKLRGTYSTAFRVPNVPELFGGVSEGNLTTTDPCSGWSSLDAGSNIYKNCQAAGVPVGYTQLGNTILTDRGGNPNLEPEDARSLTFGAVWQPGFAEGLSVTVDYFDVKITDAITEPSGSVKLAQCYESDNLTHDFCTPVHHTRNAVTGEVNYLSAQKTNAGSERLKGIDVGVVYNFNAMELNHTLDFQVSYLDTFERTAFEGDVPMVLNGFIGAGFGGYPKWRANTSFNTSAENWSATYSVQYIGAGDDFFATDGIGSHMGAVMYHNVQGTYNIMENLVLSAGIDNLWDKKAPRVASWTDGNTDTMTYDLAGRRGYIRLTYRMQ from the coding sequence ATGACACATAATCTAAAAAAGGTCCTGTTACTCGCAACTTCAATCAGCAGCTATGCCCTGATCAACACCCCTGCTTACACCTTTGCCGCAGATGAAAATGACGCAGCCCCGTCAGATACATTTGAAGAAGTGGTCGTTACCGGATCACGGATCAAACGGAAAGACCTGACAAGTGTCGGTCCCGTCAGCGTAGTGACACAGCAAATGATCCGCAATACTGGCATTACCAGTATGGAAACACTCTTGCAACGTCTGCCCTCATCCGCAGGTTTTGGCGGTAATCAGACTGCCGCCTACTGGGTCAGCAACGGATGGGGAACTCCGCAGGTCAATCTACGCGGACTCGGCGTCAACCGCACTCTGGTCCTGTTAAATGGCCGACGGCTGGTTAACGGCGGCACCGGCGCCAACAGCTCTGTCGACCTCTCAATGATCCCTATGGCTATCGTCAAACAGGTTGAGGTTCTCAAGGACGGCGCGTCGGCCATTTACGGCGCAGATGCGGTTGCCGGGGTGGTAAATATCATTACCGACACCGATTTCAACGGCCTTGAAGCCAGCGCCAAATTTGGCATGACCGGCAAAGGAGACGGAGAAGAATATCTGATGGACCTGACTTGGGGCACCTCCAGTGACCAAGGCAGCCTCGTGGCCAGTTTAAGTTATCAGGATAATAAACCATCCCCCTTGGCCGACAGGGTGCCTTGCCCGCTGGCCTCAGACAGCGAGACCCAGTGTAACGGAAGCTCCAGCACTGCCGGCGGCCGGGCCGTTTATATTGACGGCGTGGGTGACCTCGTCCGGATCAACTTCAATAATGAACCGGGTGGCAAGAGCTGGGCGCCGTATGACAGATCGATTCATGGCTATAATTACAATGTGAATTTCAATGCTGTTAATCCTATCAAACGTCTGTCTTTCAGCAGTTTCGGACATTATAATTTAACCGATGATGTCCGTTTGTTCGGTGAAATGATGTATACGAACCGCCGTTCAACGCAACCTGCTTCCCCAAATGCGGTTACCCAGTTCACGCTGGCCGCAGACCATCCGACGAACCCGACAGGCGAAGACCTTCTCGTAGAAAGCCGCCGTTTGGTGGAACTTGGCGAACGTGTCTTCCTGCAGGAAGTCAATACCTTCCGGATTGTTGCCGGTGTTGAAGGAAGCCTTTCTGATTCCTGGTCATGGGATGTGGCCCTGAACTGGGGACGCAACACCGGAATGGATACAATTACAAATGTAGTCAATCTGGAACGGTTCAATGAAACCATAGATCCCAATGTTTGTGGTACAAATGGCATCCCGTGCGGTGATTATCTCGGGGTTGGAAATGTCAGTCAGGCCGTTCTGGACTACCTGCCCTTTGACATGACAGACACCGGTGGAAATGAACAGTTAAGCCTGACGGCCAATATTTCAGGTGATGTTTTTGAACTTCCCGCCGGGAAAGTGGGATTTGCCGCTGGGGTCGAATATCGGGAAGATAAAGGCTGGCGTCAACCGGATTCCCTGAAAGTGCTCGGCATCGCCAACAGCAACGCAGAAGACCCTATTTCCGGCAAAACAAAAGCCAAGGAAGCCTATGCCGAATTAAGTATCCCGGTACTGGCAGAGGTTGCTTTCGCAAAAAATCTCGACCTGAACCTGGCCCTTCGGTTTTCCGACTATGATACCTTCTCTTCGGACACCAACTACAAGATCGGGGTAAACTGGCAGGTGGTCGAAGGCTTCAAACTACGGGGCACCTACTCCACAGCCTTCCGCGTTCCCAACGTTCCCGAATTGTTTGGTGGGGTCTCGGAAGGCAATCTGACAACCACTGATCCCTGCAGCGGCTGGAGCAGCCTTGATGCCGGCAGCAACATCTATAAGAACTGCCAGGCCGCGGGTGTACCCGTTGGATACACACAACTTGGCAACACCATCCTGACTGACAGAGGCGGCAATCCGAACCTGGAACCGGAAGATGCCCGTTCCCTGACTTTCGGGGCTGTATGGCAACCTGGCTTTGCCGAAGGCCTGTCCGTGACGGTGGATTATTTCGATGTCAAGATAACAGACGCCATCACCGAACCTTCCGGGTCTGTCAAGCTGGCGCAATGTTATGAGTCCGACAATCTGACCCATGATTTCTGCACCCCTGTTCATCATACCCGCAACGCCGTCACCGGCGAGGTGAATTATCTTTCCGCGCAGAAAACCAATGCGGGCTCAGAACGCCTCAAAGGGATTGATGTCGGGGTGGTTTATAATTTCAACGCCATGGAATTAAACCACACGCTTGATTTCCAGGTCAGCTACCTTGATACGTTTGAAAGAACAGCATTCGAAGGGGATGTGCCAATGGTCCTGAACGGATTTATTGGGGCCGGATTTGGGGGATACCCCAAGTGGCGGGCCAACACCAGCTTCAACACATCCGCTGAAAACTGGTCGGCAACCTATTCGGTGCAATATATTGGCGCCGGGGATGACTTCTTCGCCACAGATGGCATCGGGTCCCATATGGGGGCTGTCATGTATCATAACGTACAGGGCACCTATAACATTATGGAGAACCTTGTCCTGTCCGCCGGCATCGACAATCTTTGGGACAAAAAAGCCCCCCGGGTCGCAAGCTGGACAGACGGAAATACAGACACCATGACCTACGACCTGGCTGGACGGCGCGGTTATATTCGTCTGACATACCGGATGCAGTAA
- a CDS encoding PepSY domain-containing protein codes for MKASFLSRKWHKWLFLVIGVQMCLWAISGFYMVTMSIDYIHGDHLVQEKAPPPLHLTTYTYPVNQVMSAYPEATRIETGNLFETPVYKVHTPNGIQMINARNGISLSPLARSQVKLLAENLYTGNGALASLELLSDNPPSEVQTRPLPLWRANFDDLWSPSLYISPATGELITKRHDFWRAFDFLWMLHIMDYETRSDVNNWLLRISATIITLSTLTGIWLLFYSFRRTKGQSASANSGGRFFRALHKWLGLFIGLQVTIWAVSGLTMSILDHDMVQGHDMSRHASLASLGSDQSVKTLSDLPPQNGVMKVALWRLQDQLVYEITRQEGARLYDARSATPLTITAELSQTIAASDYAGPGALLSAVPVNMPTSDTPRLSGPAWKIDFDDGRGTALYISRETGQITGRVNAATRLFNVALMLHFMDYPGNNHFNSPWIIFTGFATLWLALSGMILIFQSFTKAEFKAAFRKITAPGTTRTLTVLDSAGGLDNQITSPYGGTIYDTLAKAEIILPSHCGGGGTCGLCRVQYADLPPVAVEADRHHFTQHELDQGYRLSCQHRLAKDTAICLPEDVLTKTPFTAEVTANRKLTPTIHEIKMKLRTSEAFSYDPGSYMLVDIPGTDAAPLKRAYSLATPPQDAEEIVFNIRRIPAPTDQSELPAGVGSHYMCDLQAGDSVTLSGPFGHFKAQDSDNEMIFIGGGAGMAPLRAIIRDQLLHKRTKRKISFWYGVRNTTDIFYQEEFAQLEQQHANMTFQIGLSDPVPQDNWQGLSGYIHEITMENYLADHPDLTKVEFYLCGPPAMLKATRIMLKQLGIDESKIAFDDFGI; via the coding sequence ATGAAAGCATCCTTTTTATCCCGAAAATGGCATAAGTGGCTCTTTTTGGTTATCGGCGTGCAAATGTGCCTGTGGGCTATAAGCGGCTTTTATATGGTAACCATGTCGATTGACTACATCCACGGCGACCATCTGGTACAAGAAAAGGCTCCGCCCCCTTTACACCTCACCACCTATACATACCCCGTGAACCAGGTCATGTCGGCATATCCCGAAGCAACAAGAATCGAAACAGGAAACCTGTTTGAAACGCCGGTGTATAAAGTCCATACCCCGAACGGCATACAGATGATCAACGCCCGAAATGGCATAAGCCTGTCTCCCCTGGCGCGATCACAAGTCAAACTTCTGGCAGAAAATCTATACACTGGCAACGGCGCCCTCGCCTCACTTGAATTGTTAAGCGATAATCCCCCTTCCGAAGTCCAAACCAGACCGTTGCCTTTATGGCGGGCCAATTTCGATGACCTCTGGTCTCCCAGTTTGTATATTTCTCCCGCCACAGGCGAGCTCATCACAAAAAGACATGATTTCTGGCGCGCCTTTGATTTCCTCTGGATGTTACATATCATGGATTATGAAACCAGATCAGATGTCAATAACTGGCTTCTGCGGATTTCCGCCACCATCATTACCCTGTCAACACTAACCGGCATATGGCTGTTATTCTATAGCTTCCGCCGCACCAAAGGACAATCGGCATCAGCTAATTCCGGTGGCCGTTTCTTTCGCGCATTGCATAAATGGCTCGGTTTGTTCATTGGCTTGCAAGTCACCATCTGGGCTGTCAGCGGGCTGACCATGTCGATCCTCGATCACGATATGGTCCAAGGTCACGATATGTCCCGCCATGCGTCTCTCGCCTCGCTTGGAAGTGATCAATCTGTCAAAACACTCTCAGATCTCCCGCCACAGAATGGCGTCATGAAGGTCGCCCTGTGGCGTTTGCAAGACCAGCTGGTTTATGAAATCACCCGGCAGGAAGGTGCCCGGCTCTATGATGCCCGTTCGGCAACACCCCTGACCATCACTGCAGAATTGAGTCAAACCATCGCAGCCTCAGATTATGCTGGCCCCGGCGCCCTGCTTTCCGCCGTTCCGGTTAATATGCCAACCTCTGATACGCCACGGCTGTCTGGCCCGGCGTGGAAGATTGATTTCGATGACGGCCGCGGAACCGCCCTTTATATCTCACGCGAAACCGGCCAGATAACAGGCCGTGTGAACGCCGCCACACGCCTGTTCAATGTCGCCTTGATGCTTCACTTCATGGATTATCCCGGAAATAATCATTTTAACAGCCCGTGGATCATTTTTACAGGATTCGCGACCCTCTGGCTGGCGCTCAGTGGCATGATCCTTATTTTTCAGTCCTTTACAAAGGCGGAATTCAAAGCCGCATTCCGTAAAATTACCGCACCGGGAACCACTCGCACCCTTACGGTTCTTGACAGCGCCGGTGGTCTGGACAATCAAATCACGTCCCCCTACGGCGGGACAATTTATGACACCCTTGCAAAGGCTGAAATAATATTGCCTTCTCATTGCGGCGGTGGGGGCACTTGCGGTCTGTGTCGGGTTCAATACGCAGATCTGCCCCCCGTAGCGGTCGAAGCAGACCGGCACCATTTCACCCAACATGAACTTGATCAAGGCTACCGTCTCTCCTGTCAACATCGGCTTGCAAAAGACACCGCCATTTGCCTGCCAGAAGACGTTCTCACAAAAACGCCCTTCACAGCCGAAGTAACCGCAAACCGTAAACTCACCCCAACCATTCATGAAATCAAAATGAAACTCCGTACTTCAGAAGCCTTTTCTTATGATCCGGGAAGTTACATGCTGGTCGATATTCCCGGAACCGATGCTGCGCCCCTGAAACGGGCCTACTCATTGGCCACTCCTCCTCAAGACGCTGAAGAAATCGTTTTCAATATTCGACGCATACCGGCGCCGACCGATCAGTCTGAACTCCCCGCGGGCGTTGGTTCTCACTATATGTGTGACCTGCAGGCTGGAGACAGCGTGACCTTGTCCGGCCCCTTTGGCCATTTCAAAGCCCAGGACAGCGACAACGAAATGATATTCATTGGTGGCGGCGCCGGCATGGCCCCGCTTCGGGCCATCATTCGTGACCAGTTATTACATAAACGCACAAAACGCAAAATCAGCTTCTGGTATGGCGTCAGAAACACCACCGATATTTTTTATCAGGAAGAGTTCGCCCAGTTGGAACAACAACATGCCAACATGACTTTCCAAATCGGCTTGTCAGATCCTGTCCCGCAGGACAACTGGCAAGGCTTGTCGGGGTATATTCACGAAATTACCATGGAAAACTACCTGGCTGATCATCCTGATCTGACCAAAGTGGAATTCTACCTGTGCGGCCCACCCGCCATGTTGAAAGCCACCCGGATTATGCTGAAACAACTTGGCATTGACGAGAGTAAAATAGCGTTTGATGATTTTGGTATTTGA
- a CDS encoding heavy metal-responsive transcriptional regulator, which produces MDMTIGQLASETGTSPETIRYYERSGYLPTPHRRTSGYRVYQRETVNRLRFIKEAKKLGFTLNEVRELFALTDDPDTNCATVNQKARHKITEIEAKITTLQQMKKNLKVLATICPDDEQPLSECSIINHLYEHTED; this is translated from the coding sequence ATGGACATGACAATCGGACAACTTGCCTCCGAGACCGGAACAAGCCCGGAAACCATCCGCTATTATGAACGCAGCGGCTATTTGCCAACGCCCCACCGGCGAACGTCAGGCTACCGCGTTTATCAACGGGAAACCGTCAATCGTCTCCGGTTCATTAAGGAAGCCAAAAAACTTGGCTTTACCTTGAATGAAGTGCGTGAGCTTTTTGCGCTCACCGACGACCCGGATACAAATTGCGCGACCGTCAATCAAAAAGCCCGTCACAAAATTACAGAAATAGAGGCCAAAATCACGACATTGCAACAGATGAAAAAGAACCTGAAGGTTCTGGCAACCATCTGTCCCGATGATGAACAGCCCCTCAGCGAATGCAGCATCATTAATCATCTGTATGAACATACAGAAGACTAA
- a CDS encoding heavy metal translocating P-type ATPase: protein MCETHSPKESHSSPQTVKDPVCGMDVTISTARHMTTHDHQEYYFCSARCEEKFTNDPTDYLNERPPAEEMPAGTQYTCPMHPEIIRDEPGDCPKCGMALEPMGIPTGDEGPNPELVDFTRRFWIGLALSLPIFILEMGGHISANFKTLIDDHLSVMLQFLLATPVMVWVAAPVFGRGWKSIKTINPNMWTLISIGTGIAYLYSLFAFFAPDIFPDAIKTESGLVPVYFEAAAVIIVLVLLGQVLELRAREKTGGAIRALLDLAPKVALRLNEDGSEEEILLDQLAKGDTVRVRPGEKVPVDGVILEGHSSIDESMLTGEAVPVEKNADDKVTGATLNGTGSFVMRAERVGSETMLSQIVAMVAEAQRSRAPIQKYADLIAGWFVPAVLFISALAFTVWYYFGPQPSLSYGLIAAVSVLIIACPCAVGLATPMSIMVGTGRGAQSGILIKNAEALEVFAKVDTLIVDKTGTLTVGKPIVTDIIPMQDFTENDILTYAASLERGSEHPLAAAIVNGAKSRNISLLSAENFNAVTGKGVQATIDGKSVALGNSVMMATLDLNTKDISQQAKAMQLEGKTVMYIALDQTLAGLIAVEDPIKDTTNQALDALHKEGLRIIMVTGDNEATAKAVASRLNIDDVRADVLPDGKADIVKELQKTGAKVAMAGDGVNDAPALALAEVGVAMGTGADVALESAGITLVKGDLMGIVRARRLSEATMRNIKQNLFLAFVYNTLGVPVAAGVLYPVFGILLSPIIAAAAMSLSSLSVVGNALRLRREKF from the coding sequence ATGTGTGAGACCCATTCCCCGAAAGAATCACATTCCTCTCCTCAAACGGTGAAAGATCCGGTTTGCGGCATGGATGTGACCATCTCCACCGCGCGTCATATGACCACCCACGACCATCAAGAATATTACTTCTGTTCCGCCCGGTGTGAAGAGAAATTCACGAATGACCCGACCGATTACCTCAACGAAAGACCTCCGGCGGAAGAGATGCCCGCCGGCACCCAATATACCTGTCCGATGCACCCTGAAATCATCAGAGACGAGCCCGGCGATTGCCCGAAATGCGGCATGGCGCTGGAACCTATGGGGATCCCGACAGGAGACGAAGGCCCCAATCCGGAACTGGTTGACTTCACCCGACGCTTCTGGATCGGGCTTGCCTTATCCCTGCCGATTTTCATTCTGGAAATGGGCGGGCACATCAGCGCAAACTTTAAAACGCTTATTGATGATCACCTCTCCGTCATGCTGCAGTTTCTGCTCGCCACGCCGGTCATGGTATGGGTTGCGGCCCCGGTTTTTGGGCGCGGCTGGAAATCCATCAAGACCATAAACCCCAATATGTGGACCCTGATCAGCATCGGCACCGGTATTGCCTACCTCTACAGCCTGTTTGCTTTCTTTGCCCCGGACATCTTTCCGGATGCCATTAAAACAGAAAGCGGTCTGGTGCCGGTTTATTTCGAGGCTGCGGCGGTGATCATCGTCCTGGTTCTTCTCGGCCAGGTTCTGGAACTGCGGGCCCGGGAAAAAACAGGCGGCGCCATTCGGGCTCTGCTTGACCTTGCCCCCAAGGTGGCGTTGCGGCTCAACGAAGATGGTTCAGAAGAAGAAATTCTTTTGGACCAGCTTGCGAAGGGCGATACCGTTCGCGTCCGTCCCGGCGAAAAAGTACCGGTGGATGGTGTTATACTGGAAGGCCATTCCTCCATTGATGAATCCATGCTCACCGGTGAAGCCGTTCCGGTTGAAAAAAATGCCGACGACAAGGTCACCGGCGCAACGCTGAACGGCACCGGTAGTTTTGTCATGCGCGCCGAACGGGTCGGATCTGAAACCATGCTGTCCCAGATCGTCGCCATGGTCGCCGAAGCCCAGAGAAGCCGCGCCCCGATCCAGAAATACGCCGACCTCATCGCCGGCTGGTTTGTACCTGCGGTTCTTTTCATTTCTGCCCTGGCCTTTACCGTCTGGTATTATTTTGGTCCGCAACCTTCTCTGAGTTATGGATTGATCGCCGCCGTTTCTGTTCTGATTATCGCCTGCCCCTGTGCTGTCGGTCTCGCCACCCCCATGTCAATCATGGTCGGAACAGGACGCGGCGCGCAGTCTGGCATCCTGATTAAAAATGCCGAGGCCCTGGAAGTCTTTGCCAAGGTAGACACCCTTATTGTTGATAAAACAGGCACCCTGACCGTAGGAAAACCCATCGTAACCGATATCATTCCAATGCAGGACTTTACGGAAAATGATATTCTGACCTATGCCGCCAGCCTGGAAAGAGGCAGCGAACACCCCCTGGCAGCCGCCATAGTCAACGGCGCCAAATCCCGAAATATATCTCTTCTCTCTGCAGAGAATTTCAACGCAGTCACCGGCAAAGGGGTTCAGGCCACAATAGACGGCAAATCCGTCGCCTTGGGCAACAGCGTCATGATGGCGACATTGGATCTTAATACAAAAGACATCTCACAGCAGGCCAAGGCCATGCAACTTGAGGGCAAAACCGTAATGTACATAGCCCTTGATCAGACACTCGCCGGCCTGATCGCCGTAGAAGATCCCATCAAGGACACCACCAATCAGGCCCTCGACGCCCTGCATAAAGAAGGCCTGCGGATCATCATGGTAACCGGTGACAACGAAGCCACCGCAAAAGCCGTGGCCAGCCGTCTGAATATCGATGACGTGCGCGCCGACGTCCTGCCCGACGGCAAAGCCGATATTGTCAAAGAATTGCAAAAAACAGGCGCAAAGGTTGCCATGGCCGGTGACGGTGTCAACGATGCGCCAGCGCTGGCCCTCGCCGAAGTCGGCGTCGCAATGGGCACCGGCGCGGATGTCGCTTTGGAAAGTGCCGGAATCACATTGGTCAAAGGCGACTTGATGGGGATCGTCCGGGCGCGACGCCTATCGGAAGCAACCATGAGAAACATCAAGCAAAATCTTTTCCTAGCGTTTGTCTACAATACACTTGGTGTGCCCGTCGCGGCCGGTGTGCTTTACCCCGTCTTCGGCATTTTGCTTTCCCCGATCATTGCTGCCGCCGCCATGAGCCTCTCGTCCTTGTCTGTTGTCGGAAATGCGTTGCGGCTTCGAAGGGAAAAATTCTGA